A region from the Wansuia hejianensis genome encodes:
- a CDS encoding sodium/proline symporter — translation MTTSQIGMLIFMILYLVAMLGVGFKFSKKNETVGDFYLGGRKLGPLVTAMSAEASDMSSWLLMGLPGVAYLTGIASAGWTAIGLAIGTYMNWLIVAKRIRRYSAVAGNSITIPDFFSNRYHDKKRVLMFIAAVVIILFFIPYTASGFAACGKLFASLFGLDYHVAMILSAIVIVGYTTLGGFLAASTTDFIQSIVMTVALLIVLGFGVHVAGGFDAVMENASGLAGYLSMTQVHNVATGGADSYGLITIVSTLAWGLGYFGMPHILLRFMAIEDDSKLKISRRVASIWVVISMAVAVLIGIIGLGMTNVGAVPALEGTQSETIIVKIAQLLSQNGLLAALFAGVILSGILASTMSTADSQLLAASSSVSQNIITGFFKVKMSEKKLMMIARGCLLAISVVAVVLAWDSNSSVFGIVSFAWAGFGASFGPVVLFALFWRRSNMYGALAGMISGGAMVFIWKYLVRPLGGVWDIYELLPAFLVASALIIIVSLLTKAPEKSVVEEFDRVKAMK, via the coding sequence ATGACAACATCACAAATTGGAATGCTGATTTTTATGATTCTGTATCTTGTTGCCATGCTAGGAGTCGGTTTCAAATTTTCAAAGAAGAATGAAACAGTTGGTGATTTCTATCTGGGCGGCCGGAAACTGGGGCCGCTGGTGACAGCCATGAGCGCGGAGGCATCGGACATGAGCAGCTGGCTGCTGATGGGGCTGCCTGGCGTGGCTTATCTGACAGGCATCGCGAGCGCCGGGTGGACGGCGATCGGCCTGGCAATCGGTACATATATGAACTGGCTGATTGTGGCGAAGAGAATCCGGAGATATTCTGCAGTAGCGGGTAATTCAATTACAATTCCGGATTTCTTTTCAAACCGCTATCATGATAAAAAGAGAGTGTTAATGTTCATCGCGGCCGTCGTGATCATTCTCTTTTTCATACCTTATACGGCTTCCGGATTTGCGGCCTGCGGCAAGCTGTTCGCCAGTCTCTTCGGGCTGGATTACCATGTGGCGATGATTCTCAGCGCCATTGTTATTGTCGGCTACACAACACTGGGAGGGTTTCTGGCCGCCAGCACGACGGATTTCATCCAGAGTATCGTTATGACAGTCGCCCTGCTGATTGTGCTGGGGTTTGGCGTCCATGTGGCCGGAGGCTTTGACGCGGTCATGGAAAATGCATCCGGTCTGGCGGGCTATCTGAGTATGACGCAGGTCCACAATGTGGCGACAGGGGGAGCGGACAGCTATGGCCTGATCACCATCGTATCGACGCTGGCCTGGGGCCTCGGGTATTTTGGAATGCCGCATATTTTGCTCCGGTTTATGGCAATTGAAGACGACAGTAAGCTGAAAATCTCCAGAAGAGTGGCATCCATCTGGGTGGTGATTTCCATGGCGGTAGCTGTGCTGATCGGAATTATAGGGCTCGGCATGACAAATGTAGGCGCAGTTCCTGCTCTGGAAGGCACCCAGTCTGAGACGATCATCGTTAAAATCGCTCAGCTGCTGAGCCAGAATGGGCTGTTGGCCGCATTGTTCGCCGGAGTGATCCTCTCCGGGATCCTGGCTTCGACCATGTCAACGGCAGATTCCCAGCTTCTGGCGGCGTCATCCTCTGTGTCACAGAATATCATTACCGGTTTCTTCAAGGTGAAGATGAGTGAGAAGAAACTAATGATGATCGCGAGAGGTTGCCTGCTTGCTATTTCTGTAGTGGCAGTCGTGCTTGCGTGGGACAGCAACAGCTCTGTATTCGGCATTGTATCCTTTGCATGGGCCGGATTTGGAGCATCTTTCGGGCCTGTTGTCCTGTTCGCGCTGTTCTGGAGGCGATCCAATATGTATGGAGCGCTGGCCGGCATGATTTCGGGCGGAGCGATGGTATTTATCTGGAAATATCTGGTCCGTCCGCTGGGCGGCGTCTGGGATATCTATGAGCTGCTGCCGGCATTCCTGGTTGCCAGTGCGCTGATCATAATCGTAAGCCTTCTGACAAAAGCTCCGGAAAAATCTGTAGTGGAGGAGTTCGACCGGGTAAAGGCCATGAAATGA
- a CDS encoding galactokinase, with amino-acid sequence MTKDELVGKFQEIYGGAEGVSGFFAPGRVNLIGEHTDYNGGHVLPCALSFGTWLLARKRQDRRLRFFSENFSRLGVIESDLEDLACREEAGWTNYPKGVIWAFRERGYEITQGLDVFVYGDVPSGAGLSSSASLEVAAALALRELFELKELAMTDLAVISLYSENHFNGLNCGIMDQFAAAMGKKDSAIFLDTDTLAYEYVNARLDHARIVITNSKVKHSLVDSAYNDRKRESDRALKMLQRAVDIRGLGDLTEEDFERCKEAIQDTVCEKRARHAVYENRRTIRAAAALNAGRIEEFGKLMNESHRSLRDDYEVSCREVDTLVEIAWEIPGVLGSRITGGGFGGCTVSIVEQDAFNRFRDTVVSRYREKTGITAEIYAAEIGDGARRLW; translated from the coding sequence TTGACGAAGGATGAATTAGTGGGGAAGTTTCAGGAGATATACGGCGGAGCGGAAGGCGTTAGTGGCTTTTTTGCTCCCGGCCGCGTAAATCTGATTGGAGAGCATACGGATTATAATGGCGGCCATGTGCTGCCGTGTGCTCTGAGCTTCGGAACCTGGCTGCTGGCAAGAAAGAGGCAGGACCGGAGGCTGCGTTTTTTCTCGGAGAATTTCAGCCGCCTGGGGGTTATAGAATCAGATCTGGAGGATCTGGCCTGCCGGGAGGAGGCGGGCTGGACGAATTATCCCAAGGGAGTGATATGGGCGTTTCGTGAGCGTGGATACGAGATAACCCAGGGCCTGGATGTATTCGTATATGGTGATGTTCCCAGCGGCGCCGGGCTGTCATCCTCAGCGTCGCTGGAAGTGGCTGCCGCGCTGGCGCTGCGGGAGCTTTTTGAACTGAAAGAACTGGCGATGACTGATCTTGCAGTGATCAGCCTGTATTCTGAGAATCATTTTAACGGCCTGAACTGTGGAATTATGGATCAGTTCGCAGCGGCGATGGGGAAGAAAGACTCTGCTATCTTTCTGGATACGGACACGCTGGCCTATGAGTATGTAAACGCGAGGCTGGATCACGCCAGGATAGTAATTACCAACAGCAAAGTAAAGCACAGTCTGGTGGATTCCGCCTATAATGACAGAAAGCGGGAAAGCGATAGGGCGCTGAAGATGCTGCAGCGGGCGGTGGACATCAGAGGGCTGGGTGATCTGACTGAGGAAGACTTCGAACGCTGTAAAGAGGCAATCCAGGATACCGTCTGTGAGAAACGGGCGCGCCACGCAGTATATGAGAACAGGCGCACAATCCGGGCGGCGGCGGCGCTGAATGCGGGAAGAATAGAAGAATTCGGAAAGCTCATGAACGAATCCCACAGATCCCTCAGGGATGATTATGAGGTGTCCTGTCGGGAAGTGGACACGCTGGTGGAAATCGCCTGGGAGATTCCGGGAGTGCTCGGCTCCAGGATCACCGGAGGCGGTTTTGGCGGCTGTACAGTCAGTATTGTGGAACAGGATGCCTTTAACCGGTTCAGGGATACGGTCGTCAGCAGATACAGAGAGAAAACGGGTATAACAGCGGAAATCTATGCTGCTGAGATAGGAGACGGAGCCAGAAGGCTGTGGTAA
- a CDS encoding 2-isopropylmalate synthase: MMNYKKYQRQYYMPPAGYTDWVNKESVEHAPVWCSVDLRDGNQALVIPMSLEQKLDFFKLLVQIGFKEIEVGFPAASETEYEFLRALIEQNLIPDDVTVQVLTQAREHIIRKTFEALEGCKNAIVHVYNSTSFAQRQQVFKKSKEEILQIAVEGARLLKDLTEECGADYRFEYSPESFTGTEPEYALEVCNAVLEVWKPTADRKAIINLPSTVQLSMPHVYASQIEYMSKNMKYRENVVLSLHPHNDRGSGVSDAELGLLAGADRIEGTLFGNGERTGNVDVVTLAMNLYAQGVDPQLDFTDMPGICEKYENFTDMKINERSPYCGALVFAAFSGSHQDAIAKGMHWREEKNTDLWTVPYLPIDPTDIGRNYDADVIRINSQSGKGGVGYILERNYGLNLPPKMREAMGYAAKDLSDHLHKELLPDEIFSLFKTVFENVKKPYSIDGVHFKQLNDGRIEAEVNSAYNGQYTKTIAEGNGRLNAVSNALKKAHNLKFDLVTYQEHALTQSSSSKAIAYVGIRKPDGTLAWGAGVDPDIIRASIDALVTAINNR, translated from the coding sequence ATGATGAATTACAAGAAGTATCAGAGGCAGTATTATATGCCGCCTGCAGGGTATACAGACTGGGTGAATAAGGAATCAGTGGAGCATGCTCCGGTGTGGTGCAGTGTGGATCTGAGAGACGGCAATCAGGCGCTGGTGATTCCCATGAGCCTGGAGCAGAAGCTGGATTTTTTTAAACTCCTGGTCCAGATTGGCTTTAAAGAAATTGAAGTAGGTTTTCCGGCGGCTTCGGAGACGGAATATGAATTCCTCCGGGCGCTGATTGAGCAGAACCTGATCCCGGACGACGTGACGGTACAGGTTTTGACACAGGCCAGGGAGCATATTATACGGAAAACATTTGAAGCGCTGGAGGGATGCAAAAATGCCATCGTCCATGTGTATAATTCCACCTCGTTTGCGCAGCGGCAGCAGGTCTTTAAGAAGTCCAAAGAAGAAATTCTCCAGATCGCCGTGGAGGGCGCCAGGCTTCTGAAGGATCTGACGGAGGAGTGCGGCGCAGATTACCGGTTTGAATACAGCCCGGAGAGCTTTACGGGAACAGAACCGGAATATGCCCTGGAAGTGTGCAATGCAGTTCTGGAGGTCTGGAAGCCTACTGCAGACCGGAAAGCGATCATCAATCTGCCCAGTACCGTTCAGCTGTCAATGCCTCACGTCTATGCGAGCCAGATTGAATATATGAGCAAGAACATGAAATACAGGGAGAACGTAGTCCTTTCTCTCCATCCTCACAATGACAGGGGCAGCGGCGTCAGCGATGCAGAGCTGGGACTGCTGGCGGGAGCCGACCGGATCGAGGGCACCCTGTTTGGCAACGGCGAGCGGACCGGGAATGTGGATGTTGTGACGCTGGCCATGAACCTGTATGCCCAGGGTGTAGACCCACAACTGGATTTTACCGATATGCCGGGGATCTGTGAGAAATATGAAAACTTTACGGATATGAAGATTAATGAAAGAAGCCCTTACTGCGGCGCTCTGGTCTTCGCCGCATTTTCAGGCTCTCATCAGGATGCGATTGCCAAGGGCATGCACTGGAGGGAGGAGAAAAATACCGATCTGTGGACGGTGCCTTATCTGCCGATTGATCCGACAGATATTGGAAGAAATTACGATGCGGATGTCATCCGGATCAACAGCCAGTCCGGGAAGGGCGGCGTCGGATATATTCTGGAGAGAAACTACGGCCTGAACCTGCCGCCGAAGATGCGGGAGGCCATGGGATATGCTGCGAAGGATCTGTCCGATCATCTGCATAAAGAGCTGCTTCCGGATGAAATCTTCAGCCTGTTTAAAACTGTATTTGAAAATGTCAAGAAGCCTTACAGCATTGATGGAGTACACTTTAAACAGTTGAATGACGGCCGGATTGAGGCGGAAGTAAATTCTGCCTATAACGGCCAGTATACGAAGACAATTGCGGAAGGCAACGGACGTCTGAATGCGGTCAGCAACGCGCTGAAGAAAGCGCATAATCTGAAATTTGATCTGGTCACATATCAGGAGCATGCGCTGACCCAGAGCTCCAGCTCCAAGGCTATTGCCTATGTGGGTATTCGGAAACCGGATGGGACGTTGGCGTGGGGAGCCGGCGTGGACCCTGATATCATCCGGGCTTCCATCGACGCTCTGGTGACGGCGATCAATAACCGGTAA
- a CDS encoding anthranilate synthase component II — MLVMIDNYDSFVYNLAAYFQELGQEIRVVRNDRVSVEDLAEMKKLEGLVISPGPGRPEDGGVSQEAVRHFTGRIPILGVCLGHQIIGHAFGAGVVRGSRPMHGKVTRICHRGEGLFKGLPESYPVTRYHSLIVERSTVPGQLRVDALSEDGAVMALSHREYPLYGIQFHPEAVLTEYGHELLENFIRICREWRKGSWGQKLAG, encoded by the coding sequence ATGTTAGTGATGATTGACAATTATGATTCTTTTGTGTACAACCTCGCGGCTTATTTTCAGGAGCTGGGCCAGGAAATCCGTGTGGTGAGGAATGACAGGGTATCCGTAGAAGATCTGGCAGAGATGAAAAAGCTGGAAGGGCTTGTGATATCGCCGGGACCGGGGCGCCCGGAGGATGGAGGCGTATCACAGGAGGCAGTCCGCCATTTCACAGGACGAATTCCCATTTTGGGCGTTTGCCTGGGTCATCAGATTATCGGCCACGCTTTTGGAGCTGGCGTTGTTCGGGGAAGCCGGCCCATGCACGGTAAAGTGACCCGGATCTGTCACCGGGGAGAAGGGCTTTTTAAGGGCCTGCCGGAGTCTTATCCGGTCACCCGCTACCATTCCCTGATAGTGGAGAGGAGCACCGTCCCCGGGCAGCTCCGGGTAGACGCCCTGTCGGAGGATGGCGCGGTTATGGCTCTTTCCCACAGGGAATATCCGCTGTATGGCATTCAATTTCATCCGGAAGCAGTGCTGACGGAATACGGCCATGAGTTATTGGAAAATTTTATCAGAATCTGCAGAGAATGGAGGAAGGGATCATGGGGACAAAAGTTGGCAGGCTGA
- the pabB gene encoding aminodeoxychorismate synthase component I: MGTKVGRLKNYCPAERLFAAFHRETAAFLDSSLENAYGRYSVIGRYPYLRAEENLGRLRVNGREMDGTLLGFLSRYLKENREENETGLPMISGAVGYLSYDYGRSFEQISTRHVKELDMPEGLFTFYDLYVIDDLEKKELYICTGERLHSYEWYESELSELAGMPDRKIAGGTELPDECEKGGKEAGGESSVSSDFTKQEYLEAIHSMIEYIRSGDIYIANMTRQIKVKCDIAPYEVFRYLRRHNPSPFGGYLNEQNFQIISASPERFLRIRAGNVETRPIKGTRKRGKTQEEDRRLRMELEASEKDRSELLMIVDLERNDLNRVCEPGSVQVTELFAVESYATVFHLVSTVTGQLKAGKTAADLIGAAFPGGSITGAPKIRAMEIIDELEHSRRGLYTGSIGYLSMNGDCDLNIVIRTAVHQNGTYHLGAGGGITAESEPEFEYDETWQKARAVVEAITGGDKGWMDH; the protein is encoded by the coding sequence ATGGGGACAAAAGTTGGCAGGCTGAAGAACTATTGTCCGGCAGAGCGGTTATTCGCGGCATTCCACAGGGAGACGGCGGCTTTTTTGGATTCCTCTCTGGAAAATGCCTATGGCAGATATTCTGTCATCGGCAGGTATCCATACCTGCGGGCAGAAGAAAACCTTGGGAGGCTGAGAGTGAACGGCAGGGAAATGGATGGCACTCTTTTGGGATTTTTAAGCCGGTACCTGAAGGAGAACAGAGAAGAGAATGAAACGGGACTGCCCATGATCAGCGGAGCGGTGGGATATCTTTCTTATGATTACGGGCGAAGCTTTGAACAGATTTCTACCCGGCACGTGAAAGAACTCGACATGCCCGAAGGTCTGTTTACATTCTACGATCTCTATGTGATTGATGATCTGGAAAAAAAAGAGCTGTATATCTGTACCGGAGAGCGGCTTCATTCTTATGAATGGTATGAATCAGAGCTGTCGGAGCTGGCCGGTATGCCAGACAGGAAAATTGCCGGGGGTACAGAGCTGCCGGATGAATGCGAAAAGGGTGGCAAAGAGGCAGGCGGGGAGAGCTCTGTCTCTTCAGATTTCACGAAACAGGAATATCTGGAAGCTATTCATTCTATGATTGAATACATCAGGTCCGGCGATATTTATATCGCAAATATGACACGTCAGATAAAGGTGAAGTGCGACATAGCGCCTTATGAGGTGTTCAGATATCTGAGGCGGCATAACCCGTCGCCGTTTGGCGGGTATCTGAATGAACAGAATTTTCAGATTATCAGCGCCTCGCCGGAACGTTTTCTCCGGATACGGGCCGGAAATGTGGAGACGCGGCCGATTAAGGGAACCCGGAAGAGGGGGAAAACACAGGAAGAGGACCGGAGACTGCGGATGGAACTGGAAGCGTCAGAGAAAGACCGGAGTGAGCTTCTGATGATTGTGGATCTGGAACGGAATGATCTGAACAGAGTCTGTGAGCCGGGAAGTGTGCAGGTGACGGAATTATTTGCGGTTGAGTCTTATGCCACGGTTTTTCATCTGGTATCCACGGTGACGGGACAGCTGAAAGCCGGAAAGACGGCGGCCGATCTGATTGGGGCAGCGTTTCCGGGCGGCTCTATCACAGGGGCGCCTAAGATACGGGCGATGGAAATTATCGATGAACTGGAACACAGCAGGAGAGGCCTGTACACAGGTTCTATCGGCTATCTTTCCATGAATGGGGACTGCGACCTGAATATTGTGATCCGAACCGCGGTTCATCAGAATGGAACGTACCATTTGGGGGCGGGAGGCGGAATTACGGCGGAATCTGAGCCGGAATTTGAATATGACGAGACTTGGCAGAAAGCCAGGGCTGTTGTGGAGGCAATTACAGGAGGTGACAAAGGATGGATGGACCATTGA
- a CDS encoding aminotransferase class IV has protein sequence MDGPLTADDGYWFGLGAFETIRVYRGKAVFLEEHLRRLQKAADFFGLLRAGEKDGRWLDARREQVRRFLQENPMENGACKLTVSEKNILLTSRLNVYTEEQYKKGFHLEYSSIRRNETSPFTYYKTLNCGENILEKRRAVTEGYDEPVFLNTRGEICEGAATNLFFVEEGRIITPPVACGLLNGILRQFIMGLRPVEERVIRPEMVEHFQEMFITNSLLGVMPVSRLGEKQFTSRSCWKSLCRQVFCEQATTKATEAPETFVTAKPKG, from the coding sequence ATGGATGGACCATTGACAGCGGACGACGGATACTGGTTTGGGCTGGGCGCCTTCGAGACAATCCGGGTGTATAGGGGAAAAGCGGTATTTCTGGAGGAACATCTGCGGCGGCTTCAGAAGGCTGCGGATTTTTTCGGGCTGTTGAGAGCAGGAGAAAAGGATGGCCGCTGGCTGGATGCTAGAAGAGAGCAGGTCCGTCGTTTCCTTCAGGAAAATCCCATGGAAAATGGAGCCTGCAAGCTGACGGTATCTGAGAAGAATATCCTGCTCACATCCCGTTTAAATGTGTATACGGAGGAGCAATATAAGAAAGGGTTTCATTTGGAGTACAGCAGTATCCGCCGGAATGAGACTTCTCCCTTTACCTATTATAAAACTCTGAACTGCGGAGAAAACATACTGGAAAAGCGCAGGGCAGTAACGGAGGGCTATGATGAACCAGTCTTTTTGAACACCCGGGGGGAGATCTGCGAAGGGGCTGCGACAAATCTGTTTTTTGTAGAAGAAGGGCGGATAATCACGCCTCCGGTCGCCTGCGGACTGCTGAACGGGATACTTCGGCAGTTCATTATGGGGCTGCGGCCAGTGGAAGAGAGAGTCATCAGGCCGGAAATGGTAGAACATTTCCAGGAAATGTTTATCACGAACTCTCTCCTGGGGGTGATGCCGGTAAGCAGACTCGGTGAGAAACAGTTTACTTCGCGTTCCTGTTGGAAATCGCTGTGCCGCCAGGTGTTTTGTGAGCAGGCGACGACAAAAGCAACAGAAGCTCCGGAAACCTTTGTAACAGCGAAGCCGAAGGGATGA
- the thrC gene encoding threonine synthase, translating to MQILYKSTRGGESGVPASRAVLNGLSGDGGLYVPEELPKLEVPLERLAGMSYQDLAYEVMSRFLTDYTEEELRHCINSAYDAKFDTPEIAPLRQADGAYFLELFHGKTIAFKDMALSILPYLMTTAARKNHITNEIVILTATSGDTGKAAMAGFADVPGTRIIVFYPKDGVSPVQERQMVTQKGENTYVVAIRGNFDDAQTGVKKIFGNKLLEKELDQAGFQFSSANSINIGRLVPQAAYYVYAYASLLRKGEIRPGDPINVVVPTGNFGNILAAYYAKQMGLPIGKLICASNENKVLYDFFATGTYDKNREFILTSSPSMDILVSSNLERLIYRIAGGNADETKTLMDALSRGGKYEITPEMRDQLADFYGNYASEDEVAATISRIYWEDGYVLDTHTAVAAAVYGKYTEETGDRTKTVIASTASPYKFARSVLHAIDREKYDPMQDMEQIDALAAVSGVKVPEAIEEIRTAPVRHHTVAEVGGMEAAVKKILGLTD from the coding sequence ATGCAGATATTATACAAAAGCACCAGAGGCGGAGAATCAGGAGTTCCGGCGTCCCGCGCGGTTTTGAACGGACTGTCCGGAGACGGCGGCCTTTATGTGCCGGAAGAGCTCCCGAAGCTGGAGGTACCCCTGGAAAGGCTGGCCGGAATGAGCTATCAGGATCTGGCCTACGAGGTGATGAGCCGTTTTCTGACGGATTATACGGAAGAAGAGCTGAGGCACTGCATCAACAGCGCTTATGACGCAAAATTCGATACTCCGGAGATTGCACCGCTGCGTCAGGCGGACGGAGCATATTTTCTGGAGCTGTTCCATGGTAAAACGATTGCTTTTAAGGATATGGCTCTTTCTATCCTGCCCTATCTGATGACTACGGCAGCCAGAAAAAATCATATTACCAATGAGATTGTAATACTGACAGCCACTTCCGGCGATACGGGGAAGGCTGCGATGGCTGGCTTTGCCGACGTGCCGGGAACCCGTATTATCGTATTCTATCCGAAGGACGGCGTGAGCCCGGTTCAGGAACGGCAGATGGTGACCCAGAAGGGTGAGAATACATACGTAGTTGCTATCCGCGGTAATTTTGACGACGCCCAGACCGGCGTGAAGAAGATATTTGGGAATAAGCTGTTGGAAAAGGAACTGGATCAGGCGGGCTTCCAGTTTAGTTCGGCCAATTCCATCAACATCGGAAGGCTGGTTCCCCAGGCTGCTTATTATGTATATGCTTATGCGAGCCTGCTCAGGAAGGGTGAGATCCGGCCCGGCGACCCGATCAATGTGGTAGTGCCCACCGGCAATTTCGGCAATATTCTGGCAGCTTACTATGCGAAGCAAATGGGGCTTCCCATCGGTAAGCTGATTTGTGCTTCTAATGAGAATAAAGTGCTTTACGATTTCTTTGCCACAGGCACCTATGATAAGAATCGTGAATTTATCCTGACCTCTTCACCGTCCATGGACATTCTGGTGTCCAGCAACCTGGAACGGCTGATTTACAGGATTGCCGGCGGGAACGCGGACGAGACCAAGACCCTGATGGATGCTCTTTCCAGGGGCGGCAAATATGAGATCACGCCGGAGATGAGAGATCAGCTTGCAGATTTCTATGGGAATTATGCGTCTGAAGATGAGGTCGCGGCTACAATCTCGCGCATCTATTGGGAGGACGGGTATGTTCTGGATACTCATACCGCAGTTGCGGCCGCAGTCTACGGGAAATACACAGAGGAGACCGGAGACCGGACAAAGACTGTGATCGCTTCTACCGCCAGCCCTTATAAATTTGCCAGAAGTGTGCTTCATGCAATTGACAGGGAGAAATACGACCCCATGCAGGATATGGAGCAGATCGACGCCCTGGCCGCGGTATCGGGTGTGAAGGTACCGGAAGCGATAGAAGAGATCCGCACCGCACCGGTCCGTCACCATACGGTGGCAGAGGTCGGAGGGATGGAAGCGGCTGTGAAGAAAATACTGGGGTTAACTGATTAA
- a CDS encoding deoxyguanosinetriphosphate triphosphohydrolase — translation MNWNTLLSPRRKGEYQRSSAGKSSDLRTEFEKDYHRIIGSASFRRLQDKTQVFPLDKSDFIRTRLTHSLEVSSLSKSLGQNIAESIIQKGLDPEFTEQSKSNICDILLCAGLIHDIGNPPFGHFGEEAIRDWFRKNIPVLEFRGKPLTEVLTKQMQQDFYHFEGNAQALRLVSKLHLLVNEYGMNLTFALLDTIIKYPVPSTGVLPDSGRICEKKMGYFYAEEELYRKIADSCGTFGVRHPLTYILEAADDIAYRTADIEDAFKKGFISYDRLTSELHSHLDAIYQGKENYPLSVLEHQYRKALERGDKEPKRYAVSNFIIRMQGYLIYCATAGFTAHYREIMEGRWEHDLFYGTAAAPIIKALGNIAYDHVFVSMPILKLEVAAGKIITYFLDTFVHAFLSYDTGQKLGMMEGKLIHLVSDNYKQIYHFYSRNQPENVRLYLRLLLVTDYISGMTDSFAKDLYQQLNGIE, via the coding sequence ATGAACTGGAATACATTGTTATCGCCCCGCAGAAAGGGTGAGTACCAGAGGTCGTCGGCAGGTAAATCTTCGGATCTCCGTACAGAATTTGAAAAGGACTATCATAGAATCATAGGCAGTGCTTCTTTCCGGAGGCTTCAGGATAAGACCCAGGTATTCCCGCTGGATAAAAGTGATTTTATCAGAACACGGCTGACCCATTCCCTGGAGGTTTCCTCTCTGTCAAAATCCCTGGGGCAAAATATTGCTGAAAGCATTATACAGAAGGGGCTGGACCCGGAGTTTACGGAACAGTCCAAAAGCAACATCTGCGATATTCTTCTGTGTGCCGGGCTGATCCACGATATCGGGAATCCTCCGTTTGGACATTTCGGGGAAGAAGCGATCCGCGACTGGTTCCGGAAAAACATTCCCGTTCTGGAATTCAGAGGGAAGCCGTTAACAGAGGTTCTGACGAAACAGATGCAGCAGGATTTTTATCATTTCGAGGGCAATGCCCAGGCGCTCCGTCTGGTCAGCAAGCTGCATCTGCTGGTGAATGAATATGGCATGAATCTGACCTTTGCCCTGTTGGACACAATCATAAAATATCCGGTTCCGTCAACCGGCGTCCTGCCGGACAGCGGACGGATCTGTGAGAAGAAAATGGGCTATTTTTATGCAGAGGAAGAATTGTACCGGAAGATCGCAGACAGCTGCGGAACGTTTGGCGTGCGCCATCCGCTGACTTATATTCTGGAGGCCGCGGACGACATCGCTTACCGGACCGCCGATATTGAAGATGCATTTAAGAAGGGATTTATTTCCTACGATAGACTCACATCAGAGCTTCACAGCCATCTGGACGCCATCTATCAGGGAAAGGAGAATTATCCCCTTTCAGTGTTGGAGCATCAGTACCGGAAAGCGCTGGAACGGGGGGATAAGGAGCCGAAACGTTACGCGGTGTCGAATTTTATCATACGGATGCAGGGCTATCTGATTTACTGTGCCACCGCCGGGTTTACCGCGCATTATAGGGAAATCATGGAGGGCAGATGGGAGCATGATCTGTTTTACGGGACGGCAGCTGCGCCGATCATCAAAGCATTAGGCAATATTGCCTACGACCATGTATTTGTCTCCATGCCGATTCTGAAGCTGGAAGTTGCAGCTGGCAAAATTATCACCTATTTTCTGGACACCTTTGTCCATGCGTTTCTCAGCTATGATACAGGCCAGAAGCTGGGAATGATGGAAGGAAAGCTGATACATCTGGTATCTGATAACTACAAGCAGATCTATCATTTTTATTCCAGGAACCAGCCGGAGAATGTCAGGCTCTATCTGCGGCTGTTGCTGGTGACAGACTATATCAGCGGGATGACGGACAGCTTTGCTAAAGACCTGTATCAGCAGCTCAATGGGATAGAGTAA